GCAGCCTTCTTTCCCAGCTATCGCACTTTTCTCTAACTCTGGTCATCTGTAGGTATTTGGTGCCTGCTGATCTGACAGTTGGGCAATTTGTCTATGTTGTCCGCAAGAGGATTAAGCTCAGTGCTGAGAAGGCCATATTCATCTTTGTCAAGAACATTCTCCCTCCAACTGGTAAAGAAGGAACTTGAGTTTTATATCTTCTCTACTTTTATGAGTCTTAATATGACTAAGGATTAAAATACATACTTGCAATTTGGCCtttcttttcttgatatttATCTGTCTTCTTACTGCAGCTGCTATGATGTCTGCAATTTATGAGGAAAACAAAGATGAAGATGGTTTCCTATATATGACTTACAGTGGAGAGAATACTTTTGGAAGCCGCTGAAGTGCAAGTCATCCTGAACTATGTATATAGATCTTAGAGGAACTTGTAaatatcttttaattttgatcTTGGTTGAAGAACTGCTTCTGGAAGATCTGCCTTGTTTCTATTGGACATGTAATATTTACTTATTCCAAGAAGATTATCTATATATGCATATTCTGATTCCCTTCGAATTATGTTGATGCTACGAAATGGGTTTTCTTGTTCATTACAAGATGCTTCtccttttcacttccaaaattttttaaattgctCCCTTCACGGAGCACCAGTAGTAGATCTGGTTGGCTTTTCTCTATCTTCTCACATGTTTGAAGTTAAGATGAAGATATTTTGATAACATTTTCTGACCGCATATTGTGTTTGTACATTCGGAAATTGGAGGTTGGTTGTGGGCTGTCAAGCTGCATATTGAATCATGGTGGAGATTGTAGTTCCGGTAATAAGCTTTGTGGTATTGTCCAAGTTGACGCGTTCACAAGAATATCTCTATTTCCTGCACTAGTTGTTGGGAATTCAGGAATGATTCCAAAGTGAGGTGGAAGAAAGGGCTAATGTGGTGTGTGATGATACTGGCATTTTAATCCCAAATCTGAATTCTCTACGACCAGCTAgatgctgaaaaaaaaaaatggatatcACGAAATGCTAAGTAGGTTTTCTTTGGTGTGAGGCGGCTATGGCAGCACCGTTGTTGGTCTATTTGGTGAGTGAGGATTGGAGCTGATGTAGGCTGGTAAAGATCCATTTTCCATGCGGAAACTTTTGTCTGTGGATTATACTTCAGGGCATATAGTTGTTTCAGTTACAAGAATCGATTAGGTgtaatctttttctttgttcTGCATTTCACCAATTTCAGCAACGCATTCTGCGTCGAAGTGCTATTGTGCGAGAATACCAGTGTGCTATAATAGCTCACAATAAAAATTAAAAGCATGGATCGTTGTCTCGCCGCGAAGGGCATCTAAACTACTAGGAACATTGGTGAAGAACTTCTATTACACATAGAGAAAGAAGACAAACTAATTTCATTGTTTACTGCATATTTCTAAACTAAACGATGACATTGTCGCACTGGACGAGCTTGGAAGTGCTTCAGCTTGTTCTAAACTAAACAATGACATCCTCGCACTGGACGGATTCAGCGTCAACCTTGGAAGTGCTTCAGCTTGTTTCAAAGCAACGTTATCTACCCAAACTTGTCAGCAAACACTCTTGATCAGCCATAAGGATAAGCTCTCCCGGAAGGTTATGGTGGGGAAAAAAGAGGAAGATGATCAAGACTTAAATTCGCCGTTGGTTCAAATCAAAAGTACATTGCCAGCGCTAAAGAAATCTAGCTACATACTATATTTGATTTATGAGTGTAGTTCACCCGTGCTCTAAACCCAACAATCCTAATTCAAGAGACACGCTTTTACCTATTAATTGAAACCAAAATGTTTCTCACTGTTGAATGTTTTTAACTGCTGAGTCAACAGTGAGAACATTTGAGTTCAAAATGTCTCGAGTTAACCTTATGCAAGACTACTGCAGAAACCAAACTTTTACCTCATTTAAGGTCCTATCTCATGATAGGATGAAGGTGATACATCTCAAGCCCAAAAGTGATGTCCATTATGCTTGAAGTTTCACAACCAATGTCATGCCAATCTGGTAAGGTGGTCGGGGAAAATTCCAGCAAGCTGGATAGTTCTTCAGGCAAGGGATGGGGTTCCTCTATCTCCTGCTTTAACTTTACTCCTGAAGGTTTAGGGGAACACAGCAAGTTAACAACATATAAAAGACCTGTAGCATGGCCAACCAATTATACAAAAGAAGTTACAATTAAAATGACACGGGCAAAAATGGAAGTTGTAAATCAGAATAGGAGCTTTATGCATTGTTCTCCAATTACTAAGTTGAGCTTAGAAGAAAATAAGCCATTGCATCAGTTGCTTCTCAGCATGGTAAATTATTGTCCAAGGCCAAAGAAGAAGGTAGTATTCTGTAGACAATATGATGATGCAAATAAACTATATTTAGACCCTATATCCAATGGACAAGATAAACCAATTTCCAGGACTTGAGAATACAAAATCCACACCAAATGCTTATGGTATTGAATGGTGGGAATGGAATGATTCAACCATGAACAAATTATGGTAAGTTCTTAGTATTCTTAGGTACTTTTCTGCCATATTCATTCCCATATCAGGAAATGAAAACATTACTCACCTTCATAGCACTGTGAAGAGCCAGCCTCACTAAATTGATCACGAGATGTCAACAGGTGGGCTACAGTGGTTTGCCTAGTTGGTGAAACAAACTCAGTTAAAGCCACCTCATGCAATCCAATTACATTTGCGCTTGAGCTTTCTCCAAGAAATATATCTCGTGAGCTTTGATCCAGGGAAACTCCATTTTTCAAGCTTCTGCTTGATGAACCTTCTATGCTTAGAGGATCTTCCATGATACCACCTCCACATTCTTGAGGAGTGTTCAGTTTACCATCTGGAGTTGGTGATCTCAACAAATTGGCCGTGATATATTGGTCAAGGTCCGAAATTGACCCTCGTAGAATTTCGTGCCAGTTTTGCGAAACCAACAAACCTTCTGTCATAAAACCTCCACTAACAACTTGACCACCTTGGGACTGGTCCTCTATAAATTCTCCTTTGGGAGAGTCGGGACATTTTTCCCTTGAGCTTTTATCCAAGTGATCACCTTCATAGAATTCACCACATGTCGATTTACCTCCCCCATCATAGCCAAAATTAGACAAAACCAGCTCAGGCCTGTGGCTGAATACAGGACCAAATGTCTCAATTTGATGCTCTTGCAATTGTGAAGCCAATGGTGCACCTCCCCTCAAGATCTCATTACAAACTTCACCAGCAACAACTTGACCAGAGCTTAAGTTCCATTGCAAATCATCTGATATGAACTGTGTAGTCGTGTCTTTTGGGCTGTAAGAGAAACCAAATGTGTCACGATTAGACGTTGACCTCGTTGGGCTAATATCAAGAATATCTTCTACCAAGTTTTGGTTCCGCAAACTTGTCAAGTTTTCAAATGTGGACACACCTTCCTCTGATTTTTGACCCACTGAACTTTTTCTTGCAGAGATTTGACTCAATGGATCTTCAATACTCACCCTTTCACCAAATAGCTTTGTTGTCTTAGTGAGTCTGCCCAACTGCAGGTCCACAGTCTTTGAACTTTGTCTTGCTAAAACGTCTTGTGTCAAATTGTTATTCATGAGTTCCTGCAACAAAATTTGTTTCTTCTCACTTTCAACTAACAGAACTCCCGTCTTTGATATTTCACTTAATAAACCTTGTCTTCTGGATATTTTCCCCATTAAAATTCCTGGTTTTAAGCATTTATCATGCGAAACTTTTTTACATGACCTTTTGTTTATTAAATCTTCAGTCTTTGGCGTTTCTCTTGTTGTATTCTCTTGCTTCAAGCTTTGACCCAGCAAGTTTATTGTTCTTGGCTTTTCGCAAGAGAAATCTCTTTCGCTTGAGCTTTGATAAAACACATTGTCCCTGATAGATTCCGTCACCAATATCTTTCCTTGCAGGTCATTGTTTATCAGGTATCCATCAACAGACAGTTCTTCTGGTGAATTCTTGTGCAAGGTGTCTGTCTTTGCTTGAGCTTCCTGCAATGGAGCATCCAATACCGCAACGCTTCTTTCACTGTCTTTCATCTCAGGGGTAGGTCTCAAGGCAGATGTTGGAGTTTGGACTGAAGGGGGCTCTGCTTTTGATGCATTCCATGACTGAGAAGATAACAGAAATGGTGATGCACATCGATTGTGTTGGAGATGGGAATCTAATGGTATTGAGCTTGTTAAGTTCAAACGGAGGGGAGAATGTGGAGATGCTATCATGGGATCATGTATTTTGGGTGAGTTCAGATTACTAGAAGAAAGAGCAGAAGGCAGGGATGAAGTCTGCAGTGGGACAGAAGATGCGGTAGGCAGTTGTACGGATAGATGCAGTTTAGGAGAATTTATTAGGGATCCTGTTGCGGTTGAGCTAAATTGAGAAGAAGTAACTGAAGATGAAACGTCTATCTTGGGGGAAGGTGCTGAAGATCCTTTTGCTGAGATAGAGCTCCCTTGTGCAGGAGCCGAAGATTGAGTTACTGCAGTTGGTGAAGACTGCAGGCTGGAGCTTCCTCGAGATCCCTTGAGATAACCAACGTAAGGGGATAGAACTGGTGGAGGTTTCAAAGGTGTGAATGCAGGACCAGTAGGGGAGTTGGACTGATGTATAGATGAGCAGTCTGGTGGCAATGATAAAAGTGGATTCTGGAGTGTTGTATCAGGGGTTTCAGTTGATTGGGATCTTTGAATTGAGTGGTATTGAGTTTGGGAAGGTGTACTAAGGGGTGATTGAGGAATGTGAGTTGGATAGCATGCAGGGCTTGGGTAATGTGAAGATAAGAAGCCATGTGGTGATGGGAGTGGCTTCTCTTGTGGAGAGAGGAGCCGAGTTCGAGGCAGTGGAGTAAAGAATGAAgcagggttttgatttattacaGGACTTGGTTGCTGTTGGAAGGGAACAGAAAGTGATAGTGGGGGCTGAAATTCAGGCAACGTAATGGAGGGGAATGAAGGAATACTGTTAGTACCATTCTTGGCGCTGGAGTTATGATCATTGTCATTGATATTGTTCTTCCCATCAGTATCTAAGCCATCTCCACGTGATCCACCATCCTCAATGTCCTCTGGGTAGATAGGTAGGAATTTTCTTCGACACCTTCGCACCCTTCCATGCCAAAAATTCTTGATCTCGTTGTCTGTTCTCCCTGGTAGCTGCACATACCCCTCAAAAGCGTCAAGAGTGAATAATCACACAGAAGACAACATACAAATTAAAGCGAGACATAATGGTTCACATTTCAGAGTCAAGTATGAATCGCTAGATGGAAGGAGAATGATTTGGCTATATCTAAATTGTACCAATAAGTTTCAAAAAGCAATTCACTTGCAACTTTGACATTGATCTTGGGCCTAAATCCAGAAATGCAACGAATCAAGTACCACAAATTACAAcacaaaatgcaccaaaacctAATCCCAAGATTACAATGTACCGAACTCATGCATTTGCAAAGTACAATTAAGACTCACTCGTCAGAAGAATAAAGAGACATCAACAGGGTGAAAGAGACATTGTGTTTGAAACAAGAAGGGCTGCAGGTAACCATCTAAAATAGTTGTATAAAGAATAACACCAAACACATAAAACAGAAG
Above is a genomic segment from Coffea eugenioides isolate CCC68of chromosome 5, Ceug_1.0, whole genome shotgun sequence containing:
- the LOC113771952 gene encoding uncharacterized protein LOC113771952, producing MTQNGVEGCLLGSTSCNLVWWLPEVSSGGPFDGGKSKLKDQPCMLEEGDDLDIQGPLENEGGRAAAGDEGDVMVVKKGPWSAEEDERLKKCVEEHGIGNWITIEKYSGLGRTSKSCRLRWTNHLRPNLKKGSFTKQEERLVVKLHKKYGNKWSYISSKLPGRTDNEIKNFWHGRVRRCRRKFLPIYPEDIEDGGSRGDGLDTDGKNNINDNDHNSSAKNGTNSIPSFPSITLPEFQPPLSLSVPFQQQPSPVINQNPASFFTPLPRTRLLSPQEKPLPSPHGFLSSHYPSPACYPTHIPQSPLSTPSQTQYHSIQRSQSTETPDTTLQNPLLSLPPDCSSIHQSNSPTGPAFTPLKPPPVLSPYVGYLKGSRGSSSLQSSPTAVTQSSAPAQGSSISAKGSSAPSPKIDVSSSVTSSQFSSTATGSLINSPKLHLSVQLPTASSVPLQTSSLPSALSSSNLNSPKIHDPMIASPHSPLRLNLTSSIPLDSHLQHNRCASPFLLSSQSWNASKAEPPSVQTPTSALRPTPEMKDSERSVAVLDAPLQEAQAKTDTLHKNSPEELSVDGYLINNDLQGKILVTESIRDNVFYQSSSERDFSCEKPRTINLLGQSLKQENTTRETPKTEDLINKRSCKKVSHDKCLKPGILMGKISRRQGLLSEISKTGVLLVESEKKQILLQELMNNNLTQDVLARQSSKTVDLQLGRLTKTTKLFGERVSIEDPLSQISARKSSVGQKSEEGVSTFENLTSLRNQNLVEDILDISPTRSTSNRDTFGFSYSPKDTTTQFISDDLQWNLSSGQVVAGEVCNEILRGGAPLASQLQEHQIETFGPVFSHRPELVLSNFGYDGGGKSTCGEFYEGDHLDKSSREKCPDSPKGEFIEDQSQGGQVVSGGFMTEGLLVSQNWHEILRGSISDLDQYITANLLRSPTPDGKLNTPQECGGGIMEDPLSIEGSSSRSLKNGVSLDQSSRDIFLGESSSANVIGLHEVALTEFVSPTRQTTVAHLLTSRDQFSEAGSSQCYEGVKLKQEIEEPHPLPEELSSLLEFSPTTLPDWHDIGCETSSIMDITFGLEMYHLHPIMR
- the LOC113770468 gene encoding autophagy-related protein 8C-like, which codes for MAKSSFKLEHPLERRQAEAARIREKYPDRIPVIVEKAEKSDIPDIDKKKYLVPADLTVGQFVYVVRKRIKLSAEKAIFIFVKNILPPTAAMMSAIYEENKDEDGFLYMTYSGENTFGSR